A genomic region of Trifolium pratense cultivar HEN17-A07 linkage group LG3, ARS_RC_1.1, whole genome shotgun sequence contains the following coding sequences:
- the LOC123914957 gene encoding probable histone-lysine N-methyltransferase CG1716, with translation MSQSSGSAHIKNKIADTVKTRSKSKKEEATTVVNATPISSIPATSSKKKKSAKSTKKVSESSPSISIKSDTVKSKKKKPQSPVKRGLSMSDLYLSKNPLETANVESHGAASDKNANVESSSKANEESAKSVSEKVNQETPSAQENPISVETLGKTQNVAENVIVTNNPNGPENMAVPTNVITDVAEKPQEKVVVTNAPTGVEPPSIPTDAEKDVEASKGGSSPHANTATGSFGSRSNSEASTEEEVNKESTPDHVADSEAEIEAGGDSEKTTNEEQNIVDVDEVPSEEDLQPPPTQKGIGRRLRSRTTTPAPAVTTTPVITKKTKDTTLKPVKYGPKKGWSKSIPPPEKKKGVLKRKSAPSSDSEFEAEKDDSSIKPPAKKAMSAKKAMPQAAAPDTEDFPCDNVSFHLPSYAQRWGIICRRRLALERELGKDILECEEIVSLINDAGLIKTVWGLGSCYEKLVREFVVNIPIGCDNPLDKEFQKVYVRGKCVTFSPSVINKVLGNADDPHPNIEVSDNVVCKTITADKVKTWPKKEKVPAVNLTQKYAILNRIASVNWVPTTHASDIATNLGKLIYMIGTGTKFNAGQYIFNQVVQHAKTSVTKQPIAFPTLICDIILSQHPNIRHEGETAKKRATPLAIHQKLYSKQHAPDIIGSSNAAADTPMTRKEMIAMLEANCKELDEKKLQFERMIHALRVEEAAADAGDDGTSGEEEADSDAEGEESDSSPSASV, from the coding sequence ATGTCTCAATCTTCCGGTTCCGCtcatatcaaaaacaaaatcgcTGATACTGtgaaaacaagatcaaaatCTAAGAAGGAAGAAGCAACTACTGTGGTCAATGCGACACCGATATCAAGCATCCCTGCAACCagttctaagaagaagaaatctgcaAAATCCACTAAGAAAGTAAGTGAATCGTCTCCTTCTATTTCAATTAAATCTGATACTGTCAAatctaagaagaagaaaccccAATCTCCCGTAAAAAGGGGTTTGAGCATGTCTGATCTGTACTTGAGTAAGAATCCTCTTGAAACTGCGAATGTGGAATCGCATGGTGCTGCCTCCGACAAAAATGCGAATGTTGAATCGTCTAGTAAAGCTAATGAAGAAAGTGCTAAGTCTGTTTCAGAAAAGGTCAATCAAGAAACCCCTTCTGCACAGGAAAACCCTATTTCTGTTGAAACCCTAGGAAAAACCCAAAATGTTGCTGAGAATGTTATTGTGACAAACAATCCTAATGGTCCTGAGAATATGGCAGTTCCTACGAATGTCATAACTGATGTTGCTGAAAAACCCCAAGAAAAAGTTGTTGTGACCAATGCGCCAACCGGTGTTGAGCCACCCTCTATACCAACTGATGCTGAGAAGGATGTTGAAGCATCCAAAGGAGGTTCTAGCCCACATGCTAACACTGCCACTGGGTCGTTTGGCAGTAGATCTAATTCTGAAGCTTCCACTGAAGAGGAAGTAAACAAAGAAAGTACTCCTGACCATGTGGCTGATTCTGAGGCAGAAATTGAAGCTGGTGGGGATTCTGAGAAAACCACCAATGAAGAACAGAACATAGTGGATGTTGATGAAGTTCCCTCTGAAGAAGATCTGCAACCTCCACCTACTCAGAAAGGAATTGGAAGAAGACTGAGAAGCAGGACCACTACACCTGCACCTGCTGTTACCACTACCCCTGTTATCACCAAGAAAACAAAGGACACTACTCTGAAGCCTGTCAAGTATGGTCCTAAGAAAGGATGGAGCAAGTCTATACCTCCTCCTGAGAAGAAAAAGGGTGTGCTGAAAAGGAAGAGTGCACCATCAAGTGACTCTGAATTTGAAGCTGAAAAGGATGACTCAAGCATCAAGCCTCCTGCTAAGAAGGCTATGTCTGCCAAGAAGGCAATGCCTCAAGCTGCTGCTCCTGACACTGAAGACTTCCCTTGtgacaatgtttcatttcatcttccatcTTATGCTCAACGATGGGGAATAATATGCAGAAGAAGATTGGCTTTGGAGAGGGAACTAGGCAAGGATATTCTAGAGTGTGAAGAGATTGTGAGCTTGATCAATGATGCTGGATTGATCAAAACTGTGTGGGGCTTAGGCTCTTGCTATGAGAAGCTGGTTAGGGAGTTTGTTGTCAACATTCCTATAGGTTGTGACAATCCCTTGGACAAAGAATTTCAGAAGGTATATGTTCGAGGAAAATGTGTGACATTCTCTCCAAGTGTGATCAACAAGGTGCTGGGTAATGCTGATGATCCTCATCCAAACATAGAGGTATCTGACAATGTGGTCTGCAAAACTATCACAGCTGACAAAGTGAAAACCTGGCCAAAGAAGGAGAAAGTACCTGCAGTCAATCTGACCCAAAAGTATGCCATTTTGAATCGTATTGCATCTGTCAACTGGGTTCCTACTACACATGCATCTGATATTGCCACAAATCTGGGTAAGctcatttatatgattggtACTGGTACAAAATTTAATGCTGGTCAATATATCTTTAATCAAGTTGTGCAGCATGCTAAGACTTCTGTCACCAAGCAACCCATTGCATTTCCAACTTTGATCTGTGACATCATCTTGTCCCAACATCCTAATATAAGGCATGAGGGTGAGACTGCTAAGAAAAGGGCAACTCCTCTGGCCATTCATCAGAAGCTGTACAGTAAACAGCATGCTCCAGATATTATTGGATCATCAAATGCTGCTGCTGACACTCCTATGACAAGGAAGGAGATGATTGCTATGCTGGAAGCAAACTGTAAGGAGCTAGATGAAAAGAAGTTgcagtttgaaaggatgatacATGCTCTCAGGGTTGAAGAGGCTGCAGCTGATGCAGGTGATGATGGTACTAGtggtgaagaagaagctgactcagatgctgaaggagaagaaagtgaTTCCTCCCCAAGTGCTTCTGTGTAA